From the genome of Winogradskyella forsetii, one region includes:
- a CDS encoding THC0290_0291 family protein: MTIDIKKPIVLFAFLLSMQLSYSQLGFSHEVGVIAGPVAFQSDFGERYDFETNSGNTGFGIGLVYYMNFDYLTNYYYNSANNYFTDHFKVRAELSWNKTKLNHFGKWVDAERTSTSADKLRAHSGEAQNWNLGAQLEYYPLSIKGFSQGVFPLTPFGSIGAQYVSYSPSVQTSFGDQNIDNPNNFYPLWEPESISDKSGSAWSLVASLGVRYKLTILSDLMVDLRFQQFFNDSMDGLDHQLASNKANDWLLWLNFGYIYYFD, from the coding sequence ATGACAATAGATATAAAAAAACCAATCGTGCTGTTTGCATTCCTTTTATCAATGCAATTAAGTTATTCTCAATTAGGATTTTCTCACGAGGTTGGTGTTATTGCTGGTCCTGTTGCGTTTCAGTCTGATTTTGGTGAGCGTTATGACTTTGAGACAAATTCTGGTAATACGGGTTTTGGAATTGGCCTAGTCTACTATATGAACTTTGATTATCTTACTAATTACTATTATAATTCAGCAAACAATTATTTTACCGACCACTTCAAAGTACGCGCAGAATTATCTTGGAACAAAACTAAACTCAATCATTTTGGTAAATGGGTAGATGCGGAAAGAACCAGTACTAGTGCGGATAAGCTAAGAGCACATTCTGGCGAAGCACAAAACTGGAACTTAGGCGCACAATTAGAGTATTACCCATTAAGTATTAAGGGATTTTCCCAAGGTGTTTTTCCTTTAACGCCATTTGGGAGTATTGGCGCACAATATGTTTCGTATAGTCCATCTGTGCAAACTTCGTTTGGAGACCAAAATATTGATAATCCTAATAATTTTTATCCGTTATGGGAACCAGAATCGATCAGTGATAAGAGTGGCTCTGCTTGGTCCTTAGTGGCTAGTTTGGGAGTTAGATATAAGCTTACTATTCTTTCAGATTTAATGGTTGATTTGAGATTTCAGCAATTTTTTAATGATTCTATGGATGGTTTAGATCATCAATTAGCCTCCAACAAAGCCAATGATTGGTTGTTGTGGCTCAACTTTGGTTATATCTATTACTTCGATTAA
- the gdhA gene encoding NADP-specific glutamate dehydrogenase, whose protein sequence is MKKKIEAFLDLVKERNGHEPEFLQAVQEVAETVIPYIAKHDIYNGKNILLRMVEPERLISFRVSWVDDSGEIQVNRGYRVQMNSAIGPYKGGLRFHPTVNASILKFLAFEQVFKNSLTTLPMGGGKGGSDFDPKGKSDNEIMRFCHAFMTELFRHIGHNTDVPAGDIGVGAREIGFMFGMYKKLKNTFTGVLTGKGQSWGGSLIRPEATGYGTVYFAQNMLQRKEDSFDGKTVVISGSGNVAQYAAEKAIELGAKVVTLSDSGGYIFDADGIDTEKLKHVMYIKNEKRGRISEYIDKYPNAKFHKGERPWSEKCDIALPCATQNELNGEEAKQLIANGCMCISEGANMPSTPDAVHEFQKAKILFAPGKASNAGGVATSGLEMSQNSLRLSWTRKEVDEKLKDIMEDIHDSCVEYGENEDGSIDYIRGANIAGFVKVADAMLAQGVI, encoded by the coding sequence ATGAAAAAAAAAATAGAAGCATTTTTAGATCTTGTAAAAGAAAGAAATGGACATGAACCAGAATTCTTACAAGCGGTCCAAGAAGTCGCGGAAACAGTTATTCCTTATATAGCTAAACACGATATATATAATGGAAAAAACATTCTTTTGCGAATGGTGGAACCTGAAAGATTAATTTCATTTAGGGTGAGTTGGGTTGATGATTCAGGCGAAATCCAAGTCAACAGAGGCTATAGGGTTCAAATGAACTCTGCTATTGGGCCATATAAGGGAGGTTTACGTTTTCACCCAACTGTGAATGCCAGTATTTTAAAATTTTTAGCTTTTGAACAGGTCTTTAAAAATTCGTTGACCACATTACCAATGGGAGGTGGTAAAGGAGGCTCTGATTTTGACCCTAAAGGAAAGTCAGACAATGAAATTATGCGTTTTTGCCATGCATTTATGACGGAATTATTTAGACATATTGGTCATAATACCGATGTGCCAGCAGGAGACATTGGTGTTGGAGCAAGGGAAATTGGTTTTATGTTCGGGATGTACAAAAAATTAAAAAACACATTTACAGGCGTTTTAACAGGAAAAGGACAATCCTGGGGAGGCTCTTTAATTAGACCGGAAGCCACAGGATATGGAACTGTGTATTTTGCCCAAAACATGCTGCAAAGAAAAGAGGACTCTTTTGATGGTAAAACAGTAGTTATTTCTGGATCTGGAAATGTGGCACAATATGCTGCGGAAAAGGCTATAGAATTAGGAGCTAAAGTGGTGACACTTTCAGATTCTGGAGGCTATATTTTTGATGCGGATGGCATTGATACCGAAAAGTTGAAACATGTGATGTATATTAAAAATGAAAAGCGCGGCCGAATTAGCGAATACATTGACAAATATCCAAATGCCAAATTCCATAAAGGTGAAAGACCTTGGTCTGAAAAATGTGATATAGCATTGCCTTGTGCGACTCAAAATGAATTGAATGGAGAAGAGGCGAAACAGTTAATAGCGAATGGATGTATGTGCATATCTGAAGGCGCAAATATGCCATCAACACCAGATGCGGTACATGAGTTCCAAAAAGCCAAAATCTTGTTTGCGCCAGGAAAAGCCTCAAATGCAGGAGGCGTGGCCACTTCTGGTTTAGAAATGAGTCAGAACTCACTTCGATTGAGCTGGACAAGGAAAGAGGTTGACGAAAAGTTAAAGGACATAATGGAAGATATCCACGACTCTTGCGTAGAATATGGGGAGAACGAAGATGGCTCTATAGATTACATTAGAGGGGCAAATATTGCTGGTTTTGTAAAAGTGGCCGATGCAATGTTAGCTCAAGGTGTCATTTAA
- the porZ gene encoding type IX secretion system anionic LPS delivery protein PorZ — MRKTILKISSILFLFSALSYGQDFSSLWQAHYSYNNIVDVVSGDNKIYAAAENAIFEYDVLTNEVTTITTIDGLSGEQITTISYSEFYQYLIIGYETGLIELYSETDREVLTIVDILEKQNITPLNKRINHFYENEGLVYISTDYGISIYDLERLEFGDTYFLGNGGAQITVKQVSILNNEIYAACLNNNGVKKADLANPNLIDFQQWQTVISGNYYTMSVLNNNIYSVRSNRVLYEIDGASINTLTTLPLLPLDAEVTDANLIFAMSNSVNVYNSNIQLVNSFQPNSEFNTNFSSATILNADIYIGTGKLGVLRTDINTSESYLEILPNGPLYNNVFRLNSETASVWASFGDYDTTTNPYPLRSRGLSYFRNEQWESIPYESVFEAKNLSKISINPFDRLQVFISAPHSGLLELNNFEPTVLYNENNSGLEPLGTSTSVRVTDTEFDSDGLLWSVSSRIAEPLKSYNPSTGNWESYSFSNLIEDPDDEDGFFAIEIDNNGTKWIGSYDNGLIAYNESIATDPLRNINGEEQNILPFTRIISLALDNNSQLWVGTTKGIRVLFNPLGFYDNPSPSLSQVIILEDGIPKELLENQIISDIEVDGSNNKWIGTFDSGVFYFSPDGQNTIYHFTTDNSPLPSNRINDISLDPNNGSVYIATTKGLLSFKAGGSKPQETLEDAFAYPNPVRPEYDVLGYNDLNDINKGIKVSGLTERVNIKITDIEGNLVAEAQSNINLRSSNTNYNFAIDGGTAIWNGKNLANSVVRTGVYLIMISDLESFETKVLKVLIVR; from the coding sequence ATGCGTAAGACTATATTAAAAATCTCTAGTATTCTTTTTTTGTTTTCGGCTTTAAGCTATGGCCAGGATTTCTCATCTTTATGGCAAGCACATTACTCGTATAATAATATTGTAGATGTTGTATCTGGTGATAACAAAATATATGCTGCAGCAGAAAATGCGATTTTTGAATATGATGTTTTAACCAATGAGGTCACTACAATCACCACCATAGATGGTTTGTCTGGTGAGCAAATCACCACCATTTCTTATAGTGAATTTTATCAATATCTAATTATAGGTTATGAGACCGGTTTAATAGAGTTATATTCTGAAACAGATCGCGAAGTTTTAACTATAGTGGATATTTTGGAGAAACAAAATATCACGCCTTTAAATAAACGTATCAATCATTTTTATGAAAATGAGGGCTTAGTTTACATTTCTACGGATTATGGTATTTCAATTTATGATTTAGAACGCTTAGAGTTTGGAGACACTTATTTTCTTGGCAATGGAGGAGCTCAAATAACCGTAAAACAAGTATCAATTTTAAACAATGAAATTTATGCAGCTTGCTTAAACAATAATGGTGTTAAAAAGGCAGATTTAGCGAATCCTAATCTTATTGATTTTCAGCAATGGCAAACTGTTATTTCTGGAAATTATTATACCATGAGTGTCCTTAATAATAATATTTACTCGGTAAGATCTAATAGGGTCTTATATGAAATAGATGGTGCTTCAATTAATACTTTGACAACATTACCTTTATTACCTCTAGACGCAGAAGTGACAGATGCTAATTTAATATTTGCAATGTCAAATTCGGTTAATGTTTATAATAGCAATATTCAACTTGTTAATTCTTTTCAGCCTAATTCCGAATTCAATACCAATTTTAGTTCAGCAACTATTTTGAATGCAGATATTTACATAGGTACCGGTAAATTAGGTGTTTTGAGAACGGACATAAATACTTCTGAAAGCTATTTAGAAATTTTACCCAATGGGCCATTATATAATAATGTTTTTAGGTTAAATTCTGAAACCGCTAGTGTTTGGGCTTCGTTTGGTGATTATGATACCACTACAAACCCTTATCCATTACGAAGTAGAGGATTAAGCTATTTTAGAAATGAACAATGGGAATCCATCCCCTATGAAAGTGTATTTGAAGCAAAGAATTTATCTAAAATTTCAATCAACCCATTTGATAGATTACAGGTTTTTATAAGTGCGCCTCATAGCGGATTATTAGAGTTGAACAACTTTGAACCAACTGTTCTTTACAATGAGAATAATAGCGGACTAGAACCTTTAGGTACCTCTACTAGTGTTAGAGTTACAGATACTGAATTTGATAGTGATGGTTTACTTTGGTCCGTATCCAGTAGAATTGCTGAACCGTTAAAATCCTATAATCCATCAACTGGTAATTGGGAGAGCTATAGTTTTTCGAATTTAATTGAAGATCCTGATGATGAAGATGGTTTTTTTGCCATTGAAATAGATAACAACGGTACTAAATGGATTGGATCTTATGATAACGGACTGATAGCTTACAATGAAAGTATTGCAACAGATCCTTTAAGGAATATTAATGGCGAAGAACAAAATATATTACCCTTTACTAGAATTATAAGTTTAGCTTTAGATAATAATAGTCAACTATGGGTTGGTACTACAAAAGGTATAAGGGTTCTATTTAATCCATTGGGATTTTATGATAATCCCAGCCCATCGCTAAGCCAAGTTATTATATTAGAAGATGGTATTCCAAAGGAATTGTTAGAAAATCAGATCATTTCAGACATTGAAGTCGATGGCTCCAACAATAAATGGATTGGTACATTCGATTCTGGTGTATTTTATTTTTCGCCAGATGGGCAAAATACAATATATCATTTTACTACTGATAATTCGCCATTACCTTCTAACCGAATCAATGATATTTCACTAGACCCTAATAATGGCTCGGTTTATATAGCCACAACAAAAGGACTATTATCTTTTAAAGCAGGAGGGTCTAAGCCACAAGAAACCTTAGAAGATGCTTTTGCATATCCTAATCCGGTGCGACCAGAATATGACGTTCTGGGATATAACGATCTTAACGACATCAATAAAGGTATAAAAGTGAGCGGATTAACAGAGCGTGTCAATATTAAAATTACCGATATTGAAGGGAATTTGGTTGCAGAAGCACAATCCAATATTAATTTAAGATCTTCAAATACCAATTATAATTTCGCTATTGATGGTGGTACAGCCATTTGGAACGGTAAAAATTTGGCTAATTCGGTAGTGCGGACAGGTGTCTATTTAATTATGATTTCCGATTTAGAGTCTTTTGAAACCAAAGTGCTAAAAGTCCTCATAGTCCGTTAA
- the recO gene encoding DNA repair protein RecO, with product MRTKNNSIVLSKLKYRDYDLIVKCYTEQRGVVSYLLRGVLKSKKGLSKTVYYQALSQLQIEENYKPNQSLHFISEVKFNYIYKSLHTNIYKSAIVLFLSEILSNVLKEEEKNEDLFQFISVALQYLDNEDQFSNFHLLFLLKLTRYLGFQPENVNTDYNYFNLESGIFEASNHGVYSISGENLTLLKCLLGTNFDALNAVKVNAKQRQEFLNLLLYYFELHLGSFKKPKSLQVLNEVFH from the coding sequence ATGCGTACTAAAAACAATAGCATTGTGCTTTCAAAATTAAAGTATAGAGATTACGATCTTATTGTAAAGTGTTATACTGAGCAACGCGGTGTGGTTAGTTATCTCTTAAGAGGTGTGTTGAAATCTAAAAAAGGCTTGTCTAAAACCGTGTATTATCAAGCCTTGTCACAACTTCAAATTGAGGAAAATTATAAACCCAACCAATCTCTTCATTTTATAAGTGAGGTTAAGTTTAACTACATCTACAAAAGTCTTCACACCAACATTTATAAGAGTGCTATTGTTCTTTTTTTATCCGAAATTCTTTCCAACGTTCTAAAAGAAGAAGAAAAGAATGAAGATTTATTCCAGTTTATTTCAGTTGCCCTACAGTATTTGGATAATGAGGATCAGTTTTCAAATTTTCATTTATTGTTTTTATTGAAGTTAACACGCTATTTAGGATTTCAACCCGAAAACGTGAATACAGATTACAACTACTTTAATTTGGAATCGGGAATTTTTGAAGCGTCAAACCACGGAGTTTACTCCATTTCTGGTGAAAATTTAACACTGTTGAAATGCTTGTTAGGCACAAACTTTGATGCCTTAAATGCAGTAAAGGTTAATGCCAAACAAAGACAGGAGTTTTTAAATCTTTTGTTGTATTATTTTGAATTACATTTGGGCAGTTTTAAAAAACCTAAATCTTTACAAGTCCTTAATGAAGTGTTTCATTAG
- a CDS encoding TonB-dependent receptor plug domain-containing protein gives MRSQVKNTIIYFIFSVLFLQLSYGQNVTVLEADSGTPIPGVTLYNLKKSKTRITDLDGKASLSHFSENEMIVFQDFLYEQQRVTKSEISKNNNIVYLVPKVEGLKQIVISASKFEQQKRDIPQTIISIDAKDIAMANPQTSADLLENTGNIYIQKSQLGGGSPMIRGFSTNRLLITVDGVRMNNAIFRGGNLQNVISIDPFAIKNTEVTLGAGSVVYGSDAIGGVMSFYTKKPQLSYRDDLYLTANVLARYASANEEKTGHFDVNLGYRKWAFLTSASYTHFDDLRMGSKGPTDYLRPEFVIRENGEDVIVTNPNPLVQTPTGYDQINLMQKARYEPSDNLNFDFGLYFSTTSDYSRYDRLLRYRGDNLRSAEWNYGPQQWLMGNFQMTKLSSNSNLYDKIQTTLAYQNFKESREDRDYQSAIRELRSESVDAISFNLDLEKNLNQKTSVFYGAEYLHNTVGSEGHEENIETNATAPNVTRYPDGSTWQSVAAYASLKYKPNSKFVFQTGLRYNQVIAKADFTENNTFLNLPFNDVEINTGALTGTAGFTWSPSELMQWKLNASTAFRAPNIDDIGKVFDSEPGAVVVPNNNLEAEYAYSGELGLKLNFDNKVILDMATYYTFLDNALIRRAYKLNGETEIMYDGELSTVQAIQNASKAWIYGFEVGLEVNFSKYLKLRSQYNVIGGTEDNNGIEEPVRHVAPNFGRTHFIWKNNKLQLDAFLVYNNELSYNQLAPSEIEKDYLYALDANGNPYAPSWHTLNFRTQYQYNDNLSITASLENITDQRYRPYSSGISAAGRNLILALKYTL, from the coding sequence ATGCGTTCACAAGTGAAGAACACTATAATATATTTTATTTTTTCAGTTCTATTTCTACAACTCTCTTATGGGCAAAACGTTACCGTTTTAGAAGCAGATAGCGGAACACCAATTCCTGGAGTGACGCTTTACAATCTTAAGAAAAGCAAGACTAGAATCACGGATTTGGATGGTAAAGCCTCATTATCACACTTCAGTGAAAATGAGATGATCGTGTTTCAAGATTTTCTATATGAACAACAACGAGTAACAAAATCTGAAATTTCCAAGAACAATAACATCGTCTATCTCGTTCCAAAAGTGGAAGGGTTAAAACAAATCGTCATTTCAGCCTCTAAATTCGAACAACAAAAACGCGATATTCCACAAACAATCATCAGTATAGACGCCAAAGACATTGCCATGGCAAATCCGCAAACCAGTGCCGATTTATTGGAAAACACAGGGAATATTTACATTCAGAAAAGTCAGTTGGGTGGTGGTAGCCCAATGATAAGAGGATTTTCTACCAATAGGCTTTTAATCACGGTTGATGGCGTGCGAATGAACAATGCCATATTTAGAGGCGGCAATCTTCAAAATGTAATTTCTATAGATCCCTTCGCTATAAAAAATACGGAAGTCACTTTAGGCGCAGGTTCTGTGGTTTATGGTAGTGATGCCATTGGTGGTGTTATGAGTTTTTACACTAAAAAACCACAACTATCGTATAGGGATGATTTGTATTTAACCGCCAATGTGTTAGCCAGATATGCTAGTGCCAACGAAGAAAAAACCGGTCATTTTGATGTCAATTTAGGCTATAGGAAATGGGCGTTTTTAACGAGTGCCAGCTATACCCATTTCGATGATCTTAGAATGGGTAGTAAAGGTCCGACCGACTATCTTAGGCCAGAGTTTGTCATAAGGGAAAATGGCGAAGATGTTATTGTCACCAATCCTAATCCATTAGTGCAAACGCCTACTGGTTACGACCAGATTAACCTGATGCAAAAAGCAAGGTACGAGCCATCCGATAATCTTAATTTTGATTTTGGATTGTACTTTTCTACGACTTCAGATTATTCCAGGTATGATCGATTACTAAGGTACAGAGGCGATAATTTACGTTCTGCCGAATGGAATTACGGGCCACAGCAATGGCTTATGGGAAATTTTCAAATGACCAAATTAAGTAGTAATTCTAATCTGTACGATAAAATCCAGACCACTTTAGCTTATCAAAATTTTAAAGAAAGTAGAGAAGATAGGGATTATCAATCCGCCATCCGTGAGCTAAGATCAGAATCTGTTGATGCGATATCCTTTAATCTAGATTTGGAAAAAAACTTGAATCAGAAAACGAGCGTTTTTTATGGTGCAGAATATCTGCACAATACAGTAGGCTCAGAAGGGCATGAAGAAAATATCGAAACCAATGCAACCGCTCCTAACGTAACGCGCTATCCAGATGGCTCTACATGGCAATCAGTAGCGGCTTATGCCAGTTTAAAGTATAAACCCAATTCTAAATTTGTGTTTCAAACAGGATTACGCTATAATCAAGTGATTGCTAAAGCGGACTTTACGGAGAATAATACATTTTTAAACCTCCCTTTTAATGATGTTGAGATTAATACAGGTGCCTTAACAGGAACGGCTGGCTTTACATGGTCGCCAAGCGAATTGATGCAATGGAAATTAAACGCTTCCACAGCTTTTAGAGCACCAAATATAGATGATATCGGTAAGGTGTTTGATAGCGAACCTGGAGCCGTAGTGGTGCCAAATAATAATCTTGAAGCAGAATATGCCTATAGTGGTGAGCTAGGATTAAAGCTGAATTTCGACAACAAAGTGATCCTGGATATGGCAACCTATTACACCTTTTTAGATAATGCCTTAATCAGAAGAGCTTATAAATTAAATGGCGAAACTGAAATTATGTATGATGGCGAGTTGAGTACGGTTCAAGCCATACAAAATGCTTCAAAAGCATGGATTTATGGGTTTGAAGTAGGTTTGGAGGTCAATTTTTCTAAATATTTAAAATTGCGTTCCCAATATAATGTTATTGGTGGTACCGAAGACAATAATGGAATTGAAGAACCTGTGAGGCATGTGGCTCCAAATTTTGGGCGAACGCATTTCATCTGGAAAAACAATAAATTACAATTAGATGCTTTTTTGGTTTACAATAATGAACTTTCTTATAATCAATTGGCACCTTCAGAAATTGAAAAAGATTATCTCTATGCCTTAGATGCCAATGGAAATCCGTATGCACCATCATGGCATACACTCAATTTTAGAACCCAATATCAGTACAATGATAACTTAAGCATTACGGCGAGCTTGGAAAATATAACCGACCAACGTTACAGACCTTATTCTTCAGGAATTTCGGCTGCTGGTAGAAACCTTATTCTCGCTTTAAAATACACGCTTTAG